Proteins found in one Magnolia sinica isolate HGM2019 unplaced genomic scaffold, MsV1 ctg322, whole genome shotgun sequence genomic segment:
- the LOC131236225 gene encoding glutamine synthetase nodule isozyme isoform X2 codes for MSRLSDFINLNLSDYTKKIIAEYIWLGASGTDIRSKARTLPGPVADPQKLPKWNYDGSSTGQAPGEDSEVILYPQAIFKDPFRRGNNILVMCDAYTPAGEPIPTNKRHNAAKIFSHPDVLAEVPWYGIEQEYTLLQKDVRWPIGWPVGGYPGPQGPYYCGAGADKAFGRDVVDSHYKACLYAGINISGINGEVMPGQWEFQVGPAVGISAGDELWVARYILERITEIAGVVLSFDPKPIQGDWNGAGAHTNYRPAD; via the exons TTTCAGATTTTATCAACTTAAATCTCTCTGATTACACTAAGAAAATCATTGCCGAATACATATG GCTTGGAGCATCTGGTACGGACATCAGAAGCAAAGCAAgg ACGCTTCCGGGGCCGGTTGCAGATCCTCAGAAGCTTCCCAAGTGGAATTACGACGGTTCCAGCACTGGTCAAGCTCCCGGTGAAGATAGTGAAGTAATACTATA TCCTCAGGCCATTTTCAAGGACCCATTTAGGAGAGGCAACAATAtcctt GTGATGTGTGATGCTTACACACCTGCTGGAGAGCCGATTCCAACGAACAAAAGACACAATGCTGCGAAGATTTTCAGCCATCCTGATGTTCTGGCCGAGGTTCCATG GTATGGAATAGAGCAAGAGTATACCCTTCTTCAGAAAGATGTTAGATGGCCCATAGGATGGCCTGTGGGAGGTTACCCTGGTCCTCAG GGCCCATACTACTGTGGTGCTGGTGCTGACAAAGCATTCGGCCGTGACGTAGTGGATTCCCACTACAAGGCCTGTCTTTACGCTGGCATCAACATCAGCGGCATAAATGGAGAAGTCATGCCAGGCCAG TGGGAATTCCAAGTCGGCCCCGCCGTTGGTATCTCTGCCGGTGATGAACTATGGGTCGCTCGCTACATTCTTGAG AGGATTACAGAGATTGCTGGCGTTGTTCTCTCATTTGACCCGAAGCCTATCCAG GGAGATTGGAATGGAGCTGGCGCTCATACGAATTACAG